Below is a genomic region from Acinetobacter tibetensis.
AGTCTATAGGCTTATTGTGACGCTTTAATCGTAGAAAATTTGTTGAGTTATTTTATGACCTGCCAAAAAGAAAAACCGCTCAGTTATCGCGGTTTTTCTTTTTATTCACTTTACTCAAATGCCACCTTTTTATGCGTGAATCGACTATAGAAAAATACAAGCAACCCCAATAAATATAGGCAACCCGACAGCAATAATAATGATACACCTGCCGCATAAAGCAACCATGCTGCATAGATGACTGCGACTGCGGCAATCCAAATATGCTTACTACGTTTATGTTTCACAGATTCTTTTAAATAGAATGCAGAAACCAAAAAGTATGGCAGTAAAATCATTACTGATGAAATCAGCAATAATTGCGTATAGTTTTTATCAAAGAAACACACCGCAATCAAAGAAATTTGCACCACAATAGACGTCAGCCAAAGTGAGGCAATCGGCACACCATTCTGATTGATTTTTAAAAACAGAGAAGGAAAAGCTTTATTTTTTGCAGCTAAAAATGGAATTTCCGTTGCAAATAAAGTCCAACTTAAATAAGAAGAACTAACCGAAATAATCAAACCTAGCGTAATAATAATGGTACCAGGCAGCCCAATCAGTTGCTCCAATATGGTTGCCATAGAAGGGTTATGCATATTGGCAATTTCAGCTCGCCCTGTTACACCATAAGCCAGTACCGTCACCATGACATAGAAACTCAATGCCAGCAGCACACCCAAAACAGTTGCACGACCAATATCTTGTCTATTCTTGGCGCGGGACGATAAAACTACAGCGCCCTCAATACCCGTAAATACCCATAAGGTAATTAGCATGAGATTACGCACCTGTTCCCAAACAGGCAACTGTAAAGAAAAGTCGATAAAGTTGAGTTTGAATAAATCAAGCTGGAAGGCAACAAAGCCGCAGGCAATAAAAATCACCAAAGGGACAATCTTGGCAATCGTCGCAATAAGATTCACCAATGCTGCTTCTTTAATCCCCTGACTCACCAGCCAATGTACAATCCAGACAAAGATTGATGAACCAATCAATGCATACAGGGTATTGCCTTCACCAAAATACACATGCTCTGGACTATCAGTAAATAAACCCACACCAGAAAAGGCAATTACCACATATCCAACAATGCCTATGGTGGTACAAAGCCAATAGCCCCATGCAGAACAAAAGCCAATTAATTCACCAAAACCTTCTCGGGCATAATTATAAATACCACCATCCAAATCAGGTCTTTGCCGTGTTAAAAAAAGCAGTGCAAAGGCAAGAAATAGAATTCCTACGCCTGTTATAAGCCAAGCCATTAGCAAGGCTTGGCCATTTGCGACTGCAGCCATGTTTTGTGGCAAACTAAATACCCCTGAACCCACCATAGAACTAAACACTAAGGCGGTTAAGGAAAGTAAGCCAATTTTAGCTGTAGACATAAGAAAATCTTACTGTTTAAAAAATTGAGAAAGTTCTGCAATATGTTCAGGACCAATACCACA
It encodes:
- a CDS encoding basic amino acid/polyamine antiporter; its protein translation is MSTAKIGLLSLTALVFSSMVGSGVFSLPQNMAAVANGQALLMAWLITGVGILFLAFALLFLTRQRPDLDGGIYNYAREGFGELIGFCSAWGYWLCTTIGIVGYVVIAFSGVGLFTDSPEHVYFGEGNTLYALIGSSIFVWIVHWLVSQGIKEAALVNLIATIAKIVPLVIFIACGFVAFQLDLFKLNFIDFSLQLPVWEQVRNLMLITLWVFTGIEGAVVLSSRAKNRQDIGRATVLGVLLALSFYVMVTVLAYGVTGRAEIANMHNPSMATILEQLIGLPGTIIITLGLIISVSSSYLSWTLFATEIPFLAAKNKAFPSLFLKINQNGVPIASLWLTSIVVQISLIAVCFFDKNYTQLLLISSVMILLPYFLVSAFYLKESVKHKRSKHIWIAAVAVIYAAWLLYAAGVSLLLLSGCLYLLGLLVFFYSRFTHKKVAFE